One segment of Streptosporangium brasiliense DNA contains the following:
- a CDS encoding ABC transporter substrate-binding protein encodes MSAKLRSLLAGAMCGVLLLSGCATNGGGGGGKANADTLTLATAAPPNVLDIAHGFNTSSTLAQFAILDTVVTLGEDGSIQPSLAESWTEPKPGIYVFKLRSGVVFSDGSPMTADDVAYSLRRHTDPKIASQAASTVILVKKVEATGEREVTVELRSPSPTFLPNAALVWQVVPRKLAEAHPDDLGTPEAPTLGTGPYKVASFSVDGLTLERNDKWWRGRAPMAKVKITAISEPEALRLAIASGSVDGTLQVPPQDARKWEGMKQVKVRFYPGMSIAFLALNVKDKYLSDVHVRRAIAHAVDREAVQRTAVGDKASAASTILPLPQLQTLYGQAYEQVIASLPAYPHDLAAAKAEMAQSAYPDGFTIKVTYATDDQRVDALQSIAADLAKIGIRVELKGMPHDAERAKRFRHENLTLSLSELGYGTPDPGETLPDLLGSTAAKPQGFNFAQYASPELDARLDRMLGLKGEKRKQVVTEILTETARQMPYVPLYYVHYGIALNEKFTEKVGPWTIQQIASIKPAGN; translated from the coding sequence ATGTCTGCCAAGCTCCGATCTCTGCTGGCCGGCGCGATGTGTGGCGTCCTGCTGTTGTCCGGCTGCGCCACCAACGGCGGCGGTGGTGGTGGCAAGGCGAACGCCGACACGCTCACCCTGGCCACCGCGGCCCCGCCGAACGTGCTCGACATCGCCCACGGCTTCAACACCTCGTCCACCCTGGCGCAGTTCGCCATCCTGGACACGGTGGTGACGCTCGGCGAGGACGGCTCGATCCAGCCGTCGCTGGCCGAGTCGTGGACCGAGCCGAAGCCCGGCATCTACGTCTTCAAGCTCCGCTCCGGCGTGGTGTTCTCCGACGGCTCCCCGATGACCGCCGACGACGTCGCCTACTCTCTGCGGCGCCACACCGACCCCAAGATCGCCTCTCAGGCGGCCAGCACGGTGATCTTGGTGAAGAAGGTCGAGGCCACCGGCGAGCGCGAGGTGACGGTCGAACTGAGGAGCCCGAGCCCGACCTTCCTGCCCAACGCGGCGCTCGTCTGGCAGGTGGTGCCCAGGAAGCTGGCCGAGGCCCACCCCGACGACCTCGGTACGCCGGAGGCGCCCACGCTGGGCACCGGCCCGTACAAAGTGGCCTCCTTCAGCGTTGACGGGCTCACCCTCGAACGCAACGACAAGTGGTGGCGCGGCCGAGCTCCCATGGCCAAGGTCAAGATCACTGCCATCAGCGAGCCCGAGGCCTTGCGGCTGGCGATCGCGTCGGGCTCGGTGGACGGCACCTTGCAGGTCCCACCGCAGGACGCCCGCAAGTGGGAGGGCATGAAGCAGGTCAAGGTCCGCTTCTACCCCGGCATGTCGATCGCCTTCCTGGCGCTCAACGTCAAGGACAAGTACCTGTCCGACGTCCACGTCAGGCGGGCCATCGCGCACGCGGTCGATCGCGAGGCCGTCCAGCGGACCGCCGTCGGCGACAAGGCGTCGGCGGCCTCGACCATCCTGCCGCTGCCGCAGCTCCAGACCCTGTACGGCCAGGCGTACGAGCAGGTGATCGCCTCGCTGCCCGCCTACCCGCACGATCTGGCGGCGGCCAAGGCCGAGATGGCGCAGTCGGCCTACCCCGACGGCTTCACGATCAAGGTCACCTACGCCACCGACGATCAGCGCGTCGACGCGCTCCAGTCGATCGCGGCCGACCTCGCCAAGATCGGCATCCGGGTGGAGCTCAAGGGGATGCCGCACGATGCCGAGCGGGCCAAGCGTTTCCGCCACGAGAACCTCACCCTGAGTCTGTCGGAGCTCGGCTACGGCACCCCCGACCCCGGCGAGACGCTACCCGACCTGCTCGGCAGCACCGCGGCCAAGCCGCAGGGCTTCAACTTCGCCCAGTACGCCAGCCCCGAGCTGGATGCCAGGCTGGATCGGATGCTGGGTCTGAAGGGCGAGAAGCGCAAGCAGGTGGTGACGGAGATCCTCACCGAGACCGCGAGGCAGATGCCCTATGTCCCGCTCTACTACGTTCACTATGGCATTGCGCTGAATGAGAAGTTCACTGAGAAGGTCGGCCCCTGGACGATCCAGCAGATCGCCTCCATCAAGCCTGCCGGCAACTAG
- a CDS encoding ABC transporter permease, which translates to MDFARVAVKRLGAVVVLLLALSVLTYALLALAPGGPEQALLGDRASTPETRAAIRALYHLDEPFPVRYWEWLTGALSGDFGSSIYFRQPVLSVIGDRLPVTTTLAGFAILLTLAVGIPAGLTAGLRRGGALDQGITFSTLVALAFPPFGIALVLLYTFGVALQWVPIYGSDQISNYVLPATALALGQAAVVIRQTRAAALDVGGQDYVTFARARGLSRLRIWGGYSLRNAALPVLTVAGLLAAGNLTGAVFVEQAFSLPGLGSLLIQAVNQKDIPLVQALVLLGGAVVIAVNLLVDLAYMVVDPRVRHGASTRAEA; encoded by the coding sequence ATGGACTTCGCCAGGGTGGCGGTCAAGCGGCTGGGCGCGGTGGTGGTGCTGCTGCTGGCGCTGTCCGTACTCACTTACGCGCTGCTCGCCCTCGCGCCGGGCGGGCCCGAGCAGGCGCTGCTGGGCGATCGGGCCTCCACACCCGAGACGAGGGCGGCGATCCGCGCGCTGTACCACCTGGACGAACCCTTCCCCGTGCGTTACTGGGAGTGGCTGACCGGGGCGCTGTCCGGAGACTTCGGCAGCTCCATCTACTTCCGGCAGCCGGTGTTGTCGGTGATCGGCGATCGGCTGCCGGTCACCACGACGCTGGCCGGTTTCGCGATCCTGCTGACCCTGGCCGTCGGCATTCCGGCGGGGCTGACCGCCGGCCTGCGCCGCGGCGGTGCCCTGGACCAGGGCATCACCTTCAGCACCCTGGTCGCGCTGGCCTTCCCGCCGTTCGGGATCGCGCTGGTCCTGCTGTACACCTTCGGGGTGGCGCTGCAGTGGGTGCCGATCTACGGCTCCGACCAGATCAGCAACTACGTCCTGCCGGCGACCGCGCTCGCCCTCGGCCAGGCGGCTGTGGTGATCCGGCAGACCAGGGCCGCGGCCTTGGACGTCGGCGGCCAGGACTACGTCACCTTCGCCAGGGCCAGAGGGCTGTCGCGGCTGCGGATCTGGGGCGGCTACTCGCTGCGCAACGCCGCTCTGCCGGTGCTCACCGTCGCGGGGCTGCTGGCCGCGGGGAACCTGACCGGCGCGGTCTTCGTGGAGCAGGCCTTCAGCCTGCCCGGCCTCGGCAGTCTGCTGATCCAGGCCGTCAACCAGAAGGACATCCCCTTGGTACAGGCACTGGTCCTGCTCGGCGGCGCCGTCGTGATCGCGGTGAACCTGCTCGTCGACCTCGCCTACATGGTGGTCGACCCGCGCGTCAGGCACGGAGCCTCCACGAGGGCGGAGGCGTGA
- a CDS encoding N-acyl-D-amino-acid deacylase family protein has protein sequence MNDLILTGGQVHDGFGNPPITADVAISAGRVTAVGAGLGPARRTVDVDGLVVAPGFVDPHSHSDSVPFLPDAQPFKLFQGVTTEIVGNCGFSMGPADPATAGLAPVSLGGRTFATFAEYLDAAEAAGPSNHLAAMVGHNTVRLMVAGMDRELPPGGLDMMRAHVEEAFRAGACGFSSGLEYVPGAYGDRAELVALALVAHRYGGIYATHSRSESEGLADALDEAIEVARSAGIRLQVSHCKASGRAVHGSAKMILDKLAQARRQGVDVCGDQYPYQAFCTALAAMLPPEACEGGIDAMRARLADPATRAALLATAEGPSGTGVGLWRELHPEDLQILEHTDPAVVGRTLAQVLNGREPWDALCDLLIADPHAATVCHTMHEDDVLAIMADPLVAIGSDSGLPFGTNHPRTFGTFPRFLGDYVRDQGVVGLAEAIRKVTSTTAARFGLADRGWLGPGAAADLVVLDEAAIGHAGTYEQPDVRPTGMVHVLLEGEPVIVDGEFTGVRRGRMLRSGRR, from the coding sequence ATGAACGACCTGATTCTGACCGGTGGCCAGGTCCACGACGGATTCGGGAACCCGCCCATCACCGCCGACGTCGCCATCTCGGCAGGCCGGGTGACCGCCGTCGGCGCCGGGCTCGGGCCGGCCAGACGGACGGTCGACGTGGACGGGCTGGTCGTGGCGCCCGGGTTCGTGGATCCGCACAGCCACTCGGACAGCGTGCCGTTCCTGCCGGACGCCCAGCCGTTCAAGCTGTTCCAGGGAGTGACCACGGAGATCGTCGGCAACTGCGGCTTCTCCATGGGGCCTGCCGACCCGGCCACGGCGGGGCTGGCCCCGGTCAGCCTCGGGGGGCGGACGTTCGCGACGTTCGCCGAGTATCTGGACGCCGCTGAGGCGGCAGGGCCGAGCAACCACCTCGCCGCGATGGTCGGGCACAACACGGTGCGGCTGATGGTCGCGGGCATGGATCGGGAGCTGCCACCTGGTGGGCTGGACATGATGCGCGCGCATGTGGAAGAGGCGTTCAGGGCGGGAGCCTGCGGGTTCTCCAGCGGGCTGGAGTATGTGCCTGGCGCCTACGGCGACAGGGCGGAGCTGGTCGCCCTCGCGCTGGTCGCCCACCGGTACGGCGGGATCTACGCCACCCACAGCCGCAGCGAGAGCGAGGGCCTGGCCGACGCGCTCGACGAGGCGATCGAGGTGGCCAGGTCCGCCGGCATCAGGTTGCAGGTGTCGCATTGCAAGGCGTCCGGGCGTGCCGTACACGGGTCCGCGAAGATGATCCTGGACAAGCTCGCCCAGGCCAGGCGCCAGGGCGTGGACGTCTGTGGCGACCAGTACCCCTACCAGGCGTTCTGCACCGCCCTGGCCGCGATGCTGCCTCCCGAGGCCTGCGAGGGCGGGATCGACGCGATGCGCGCCAGGCTGGCCGACCCCGCCACCAGGGCCGCGCTGCTGGCCACGGCCGAGGGGCCGTCAGGGACCGGCGTCGGGCTGTGGCGCGAGCTCCACCCCGAGGACCTGCAGATCCTGGAGCACACCGACCCGGCGGTGGTCGGCCGGACCCTGGCCCAGGTGCTGAACGGGCGCGAACCCTGGGACGCGCTGTGCGACCTGCTGATCGCCGACCCCCACGCGGCCACCGTGTGCCACACCATGCACGAGGACGACGTACTCGCGATCATGGCGGACCCGCTGGTGGCCATCGGATCAGACAGCGGCCTGCCGTTCGGGACGAACCATCCGCGCACCTTCGGCACCTTCCCCAGGTTCCTCGGCGACTACGTCCGCGACCAGGGCGTGGTGGGGCTGGCCGAGGCCATCCGCAAGGTCACCTCCACCACCGCCGCCCGGTTCGGCCTGGCCGACCGGGGCTGGCTCGGGCCGGGCGCCGCGGCCGACCTGGTGGTCCTCGACGAGGCCGCGATCGGCCACGCCGGCACCTACGAGCAGCCGGACGTCCGTCCGACCGGGATGGTGCACGTCCTCCTTGAGGGCGAACCCGTGATCGTCGACGGCGAGTTCACCGGGGTACGGCGTGGCCGGATGCTCCGATCAGGGCGCCGATGA
- a CDS encoding ABC transporter permease — MSAVAAPAAGSRLAPRRVLGLISLVVLVVIALATLLGPWLAPYDPGAQNAALGAVGPGADHLLGTDNLGRDVFSRLLAGARTALIGPIFIAAGTTVLGTTLGLLAGFRRGWLDAIMMRLTDLMFALPGLLILIVVVGVAGGSYVTAVVALIVLGAPVDIRVIRSLALSQRELAYVDAARTMGLSDRRIMFRHVLPNLAPTVTSNLLLSFVFALIALSGLSFLGIGLPSGTPDWGLMIQENRTILDLNPWAAVAPTLLITITAVAATILGDKIFERLSAGKELTA, encoded by the coding sequence GTGAGCGCCGTGGCGGCGCCGGCCGCAGGAAGCAGGCTCGCGCCCCGCCGGGTGCTGGGCCTGATCTCCCTGGTCGTGCTGGTGGTCATCGCGCTGGCGACGCTGCTCGGCCCGTGGCTGGCGCCCTACGACCCCGGCGCCCAGAACGCCGCACTCGGCGCCGTGGGACCGGGTGCCGACCATCTGCTCGGCACCGACAACCTCGGCCGCGACGTGTTCTCGCGGCTGCTGGCCGGGGCGCGTACCGCGCTGATCGGCCCGATCTTCATCGCCGCCGGGACCACCGTGCTGGGCACCACGCTGGGCCTGCTCGCCGGGTTCCGGCGGGGCTGGCTGGACGCGATCATGATGCGGCTGACCGACCTGATGTTCGCCCTGCCAGGGCTCCTCATCCTCATCGTGGTGGTCGGGGTCGCGGGCGGGTCGTACGTCACGGCGGTGGTCGCGCTCATCGTGCTCGGCGCCCCCGTCGACATCAGGGTGATCCGCAGCCTCGCGCTCAGCCAGCGGGAACTGGCCTACGTCGACGCGGCGCGCACGATGGGTCTGTCCGACCGGCGGATCATGTTCCGCCACGTGCTGCCCAACCTGGCGCCGACGGTGACCTCCAATCTGCTGCTCAGCTTCGTCTTCGCGCTGATCGCCCTGTCAGGCCTGTCCTTCCTGGGCATCGGGCTGCCGTCCGGCACCCCGGACTGGGGGCTGATGATCCAGGAGAACCGGACGATCCTCGACCTCAACCCATGGGCCGCGGTGGCGCCCACCCTGCTCATCACGATCACGGCGGTGGCGGCCACGATCCTGGGCGACAAGATCTTCGAGCGCCTCAGCGCCGGGAAGGAGCTCACCGCATGA
- a CDS encoding dipeptide ABC transporter ATP-binding protein has protein sequence MSDELLRVSGLTVSLADRRIVDDVDLEVGSGETVGLVGESGSGKSLTARAVAGLLPPTLTAGGSVRISGTELIGASERALRKIRGRRIGLLMQDPFAMLNPLLTAGAHIAESLPRGARRDRQEVVRRLAEVGITNPDVARRYPFQLSGGMRQRVAIAAALAGDPELLIADEPTTALDATIQHEIMQLLARIQESRGMAVLLITHDLRVAFQLCDRVQVMYAGRVLESGESKALATAPGHPYTLGLISALPAVERTAVRLEGIPGSVPRAADVACQCAFAGRCGQRQDDCLTDRPPLRLLDSGRLTACRYDVVPAGSVAAPATVPSARKASSGGPLLLVEGLRKRYGQAVALDGVDLRIEPGERLGLVGESGSGKTTLARCLLGLVDPSGGSIQLGGMDTTRLRRLPAARQREVRPLVQCVFQDPSTSLNPAMTVGATLAEAATLAEEQNRRPVGEMLELVGLPSGYAKLRPRQLSGGEKQRVAIARALAVGPALLICDEPTASLDVSVQAHILELLRAVNSELGTALLFVTHDLAVVRQVTDRIVVLLHGKVVETGVTASVLDSPGHDYTRRLVASVPTFARSDA, from the coding sequence ATGAGCGACGAGCTGCTCAGGGTCAGCGGGCTCACCGTCAGCCTCGCGGACCGCCGGATCGTCGACGACGTCGACCTGGAGGTCGGCTCCGGTGAGACCGTGGGCCTGGTCGGCGAGTCAGGCAGCGGGAAGTCGCTGACCGCGCGGGCGGTCGCCGGTCTCCTGCCGCCGACGCTGACCGCAGGCGGTTCGGTACGGATCTCCGGTACCGAGCTGATCGGCGCCTCGGAACGGGCGCTTCGCAAGATCCGCGGCCGGCGGATCGGGCTGCTCATGCAGGACCCGTTCGCGATGCTCAACCCACTGCTGACCGCCGGTGCCCACATCGCCGAGTCGCTGCCGCGCGGAGCCAGGCGCGACAGGCAGGAAGTCGTCCGCCGCCTCGCCGAGGTCGGCATCACCAACCCCGATGTGGCGCGCCGTTACCCCTTCCAGCTCTCCGGCGGCATGCGGCAGCGGGTCGCCATCGCCGCTGCCCTCGCGGGAGATCCGGAGCTGCTCATCGCCGACGAGCCCACCACGGCGCTCGACGCGACCATCCAGCATGAGATCATGCAGCTCCTGGCCCGCATCCAGGAGTCCCGTGGCATGGCCGTCCTCCTGATCACACACGACCTGCGGGTGGCCTTCCAGCTCTGCGACCGGGTGCAGGTCATGTACGCCGGTCGAGTCCTCGAATCAGGGGAGAGCAAGGCTCTGGCCACCGCTCCCGGACATCCCTACACCCTCGGCCTGATCAGTGCCCTGCCGGCCGTGGAACGCACCGCTGTCCGGTTGGAGGGCATCCCGGGCTCGGTCCCCAGGGCCGCGGACGTCGCCTGCCAGTGCGCCTTCGCCGGCCGGTGCGGCCAACGGCAGGACGACTGCCTCACCGATCGGCCGCCGCTGCGACTGCTGGACTCCGGCCGGCTGACGGCCTGCAGGTACGACGTGGTTCCTGCCGGGTCGGTCGCCGCGCCCGCGACCGTGCCCTCCGCACGCAAGGCCTCCTCCGGCGGCCCGCTGCTGCTGGTCGAAGGCCTGCGCAAAAGGTACGGCCAGGCCGTCGCGCTGGACGGCGTGGATCTGCGGATCGAACCGGGAGAGCGTCTCGGACTGGTCGGCGAGTCAGGCTCCGGCAAGACGACGCTGGCCCGCTGCCTGCTCGGCCTGGTCGACCCCAGCGGCGGCAGCATCCAGCTCGGCGGCATGGACACCACGCGGCTGCGACGCCTGCCCGCCGCGCGGCAGCGTGAGGTGCGGCCCCTGGTGCAGTGCGTCTTTCAGGACCCGTCCACCTCGCTCAACCCGGCCATGACGGTCGGCGCGACCCTGGCAGAGGCAGCCACCCTGGCCGAGGAGCAGAACCGGCGCCCGGTCGGCGAGATGCTGGAGCTGGTCGGCCTGCCGAGCGGTTACGCCAAGCTGCGGCCGCGTCAACTGTCGGGCGGGGAGAAGCAGCGGGTGGCCATCGCCCGGGCTCTCGCGGTCGGTCCGGCGCTGCTGATCTGCGACGAGCCGACCGCCTCGCTGGATGTGTCGGTGCAGGCACACATCCTTGAGCTGCTGCGTGCCGTCAACTCGGAACTGGGGACGGCGCTGCTGTTCGTCACACACGACCTGGCCGTTGTCCGGCAGGTCACTGACCGCATCGTGGTGTTGCTGCACGGCAAGGTGGTCGAGACCGGTGTCACCGCGTCCGTTCTGGACTCGCCCGGCCATGATTACACCCGCCGGCTCGTCGCCTCGGTGCCGACCTTCGCGAGGAGCGACGCATGA
- a CDS encoding serine hydrolase domain-containing protein: MDVAERLSDLVHSSVRPGGPGLAIGVYSDGKLIHHATAGMASVEFEVPIDTRTRFDIASMSKQFTATAALLLCRDGRLSLDDDIRKHLPELKLSVPVTVAQCLRHTGGLREWLSLSMLAGRSLTRITQAQALAFVAGLAEVNFEPGTDFSYSNTGYILVTSAIERITGQSLRAFTTERMFAPLGMTDTHFRDDSQEPLARYAYGYDVSEQGVRRADTEECAVGDGMIVTSVADLGPWFGFLHDGRVLGADVRDALLERDDTDAPYALGIYHTTVSGQPAFGHAGGAPGYRSQLLLLPEQGIGIAALTNNTSIDPGRVGYQALRLAAGLPDEARPALIEDHAAAEALSGFWHDSGTETTFQVEQADDGRITLTGGGHLSGTFALTSDGTWHGGDNRLQVIDGEIRAGSIYAPGRARAFLPCAAPVEGAMLPAAVYLSPEVGTLATITDEGVLELGLSLVAPIEPAPGGCFSAGMVTLRPDGDDLLVSIPGTYRLRFVRQPDGTRPVGVPPGLNLTA, translated from the coding sequence ATGGATGTCGCAGAGAGGTTGTCTGACCTGGTGCACTCGTCGGTGCGGCCAGGAGGTCCCGGGCTCGCGATCGGGGTCTACTCCGACGGAAAGCTGATCCACCACGCAACTGCCGGAATGGCCAGCGTGGAGTTCGAGGTGCCGATCGACACCCGGACGCGGTTCGACATCGCGTCGATGAGCAAGCAGTTCACGGCCACGGCAGCCCTGCTGCTGTGCCGCGACGGGCGGCTCTCACTGGACGACGACATTCGCAAACACCTGCCGGAGCTCAAGCTGTCCGTGCCGGTGACCGTCGCCCAGTGCCTGCGTCACACCGGTGGCCTGCGGGAGTGGCTGTCCCTGTCCATGCTGGCCGGCCGGTCGCTGACCCGGATAACGCAAGCCCAGGCGCTGGCCTTCGTCGCCGGGCTGGCCGAGGTCAACTTCGAGCCGGGCACCGACTTCTCCTACTCCAACACCGGCTACATCCTCGTGACGTCCGCCATCGAACGGATCACCGGGCAGTCGTTGCGCGCGTTCACGACCGAGCGCATGTTCGCCCCGCTGGGCATGACCGACACCCACTTCCGTGACGACAGCCAGGAGCCGCTGGCGAGGTACGCCTACGGCTATGACGTCTCGGAGCAAGGGGTGCGCCGCGCGGACACCGAGGAGTGCGCCGTCGGCGACGGCATGATCGTGACCAGCGTCGCCGACCTGGGGCCGTGGTTCGGCTTCCTCCACGACGGCCGGGTCCTCGGCGCTGACGTACGCGACGCGCTGCTCGAACGGGACGACACGGATGCTCCGTATGCCCTCGGTATCTACCACACGACGGTCAGCGGGCAGCCCGCGTTCGGCCATGCGGGCGGCGCGCCTGGCTACCGCTCTCAGTTGCTCCTGCTGCCCGAGCAGGGCATCGGCATCGCGGCGCTGACCAACAACACCTCGATCGACCCCGGCAGGGTCGGCTACCAGGCGCTGCGCCTGGCCGCCGGGCTGCCCGACGAGGCCCGGCCCGCCCTCATCGAAGACCATGCGGCGGCCGAGGCGCTGAGCGGGTTCTGGCACGACTCGGGCACCGAGACGACATTCCAGGTCGAGCAGGCGGACGACGGCAGGATCACGCTGACCGGCGGCGGCCACCTCTCAGGCACGTTCGCGCTCACGAGCGACGGGACCTGGCACGGTGGGGACAACCGGCTGCAGGTGATCGACGGCGAGATCAGGGCGGGGTCGATCTACGCCCCGGGACGGGCCCGCGCCTTCCTGCCCTGCGCGGCGCCGGTCGAAGGCGCCATGCTGCCGGCGGCCGTCTACCTCAGCCCCGAGGTCGGAACCCTGGCCACGATCACCGATGAAGGTGTCCTGGAGCTCGGGCTGAGCCTGGTGGCGCCGATCGAGCCGGCCCCCGGCGGCTGCTTCTCCGCCGGCATGGTCACCCTCCGCCCGGACGGCGACGACCTCCTGGTCAGTATCCCCGGCACATACCGGCTGCGGTTCGTCCGCCAGCCCGACGGCACCCGCCCGGTCGGTGTGCCGCCCGGGCTCAACCTCACGGCCTGA
- the recQ gene encoding DNA helicase RecQ has translation MVTPVSGPEVSDALRVLHRVFGYDSFREGQQEIIDHVVDGGDALVLMPTGGGKSLCYQIPALVREGVGVVVSPLIALMQDQVDALTALGVRAGFLNSTQDSEERREVESAFLDGELDLLYLAPERLRLDSTLRLLDRGTISLFAIDEAHCVAQWGHDFRPDYLALSTLHERWPAVPRIALTATATEATHAEIASRLNLEKARHFVSSFDRPNIQYRIAPKNEPRRQLLTLLRTEHSGDAGIVYCLSRSSVEKTAEFLVGNGIQALPYHAGLDARTRAANQARFLREDGLVMVATIAFGMGIDKPDVRFVAHLDLPKSVEGYYQETGRAGRDGLPSVAWLAYGLQDVVQQRKMIDTSEGDDAHRRRLGTHLDAMLALCETVECRRVRLLDYFGQQSTACGNCDTCLTPPQSWDGTIAAQKLLSTVLRLQRERRQKFGAGQIIDILLGRETAKVTQFDHHSLTVFGVGTELSEAEWRGVVRQLLAQGLLAVEGDYGTLLLTDASAEVLGRRRQVLLRREPERAARARPEAAARGGGSRRAAPAELPEEAVPVFERLRAWRAATAKEQGVPAYVIFHDATLREIATEPPSSLAELGQVSGVGENKLAKYGRQILDALAEAAPGDDPVLTLQ, from the coding sequence ATGGTCACCCCCGTGAGCGGTCCCGAAGTGAGCGACGCGTTGCGAGTGCTGCACCGCGTCTTCGGCTACGACTCGTTCCGGGAAGGCCAGCAAGAGATCATCGACCATGTCGTCGACGGCGGCGACGCGCTGGTGCTGATGCCCACCGGCGGCGGCAAGTCGCTGTGCTACCAGATCCCCGCCCTCGTGCGAGAGGGCGTCGGCGTGGTCGTCTCCCCGCTCATCGCACTCATGCAGGACCAGGTCGACGCCCTGACGGCGCTCGGTGTGCGGGCCGGGTTCCTCAACTCCACACAGGACTCCGAGGAGCGCCGGGAGGTCGAGTCCGCCTTCCTCGACGGCGAGCTCGACCTGCTCTATCTGGCTCCGGAGCGGCTGCGGCTCGACTCGACGCTGCGGCTGCTCGACCGCGGCACGATCTCCCTGTTCGCCATCGACGAGGCGCACTGCGTGGCCCAGTGGGGACACGACTTCCGCCCCGACTACCTCGCCCTGTCCACGCTGCACGAGCGCTGGCCCGCCGTGCCCCGCATCGCGCTGACCGCGACCGCCACCGAGGCCACCCACGCCGAGATCGCCTCCCGTCTGAACCTGGAGAAGGCCCGGCACTTCGTGTCGAGCTTCGACCGCCCGAACATCCAATACCGCATCGCGCCGAAGAACGAGCCCCGGCGCCAGCTGCTCACTCTGCTGCGCACCGAGCACTCCGGAGACGCGGGCATCGTCTACTGCCTGTCGCGCTCCTCGGTGGAGAAGACCGCCGAGTTCCTGGTGGGCAACGGCATCCAGGCGCTGCCGTACCACGCGGGGCTCGACGCGCGCACCCGGGCCGCCAACCAGGCGCGCTTCCTGCGCGAGGACGGCCTCGTCATGGTCGCCACCATCGCCTTCGGGATGGGCATCGACAAGCCCGACGTGCGCTTCGTCGCCCATCTCGACCTGCCCAAGTCCGTCGAGGGCTACTATCAGGAGACCGGCCGGGCCGGGCGCGACGGCCTGCCCTCCGTCGCCTGGCTGGCCTACGGGCTCCAGGACGTCGTGCAGCAGCGCAAGATGATCGACACCTCCGAGGGCGACGACGCCCACCGGCGCCGCCTGGGCACCCACCTCGACGCCATGCTGGCCCTCTGCGAGACGGTCGAGTGCCGCCGCGTGCGGCTGCTGGACTACTTCGGCCAGCAGAGCACCGCCTGCGGAAACTGCGACACGTGCCTGACGCCGCCGCAGTCGTGGGACGGCACGATAGCCGCCCAGAAGCTCCTGTCGACGGTGCTCAGGCTCCAGCGCGAGCGGCGCCAGAAGTTCGGCGCCGGCCAGATCATCGACATCCTGCTCGGCAGGGAGACGGCCAAGGTCACCCAGTTCGACCACCACTCCCTGACGGTGTTCGGCGTCGGCACGGAGCTGAGCGAGGCCGAGTGGCGCGGTGTGGTCCGCCAGCTTCTGGCCCAGGGCCTGCTGGCCGTCGAGGGCGACTACGGCACGCTGCTGCTCACCGACGCGAGCGCCGAGGTGCTGGGCCGCCGGCGCCAGGTCCTGCTGCGGCGCGAGCCCGAGCGGGCGGCGCGGGCCAGGCCGGAGGCGGCGGCCCGGGGCGGCGGGTCCCGTCGCGCCGCCCCCGCGGAGCTGCCCGAGGAGGCGGTGCCGGTCTTCGAGCGGCTCCGCGCCTGGCGCGCGGCCACCGCCAAGGAGCAGGGCGTGCCCGCCTACGTGATCTTCCACGACGCGACCCTGCGCGAGATCGCGACCGAGCCTCCGTCGTCTCTGGCCGAGCTGGGCCAGGTGAGCGGTGTGGGCGAGAACAAGCTGGCGAAGTACGGCCGGCAGATCCTGGACGCCCTCGCGGAGGCCGCCCCCGGCGACGACCCGGTTCTCACGCTCCAGTGA
- a CDS encoding transposase — MEVHPPEFKADAVALYLADPARTIVSVARDLGISPETLRLWARQAQPAGTSSAPPTGRPRTTGGAYLTVFSLCPAHLCPIHLR; from the coding sequence ATGGAGGTCCACCCGCCCGAGTTCAAAGCCGACGCCGTCGCGCTGTACCTGGCAGATCCGGCCCGGACGATCGTCTCGGTGGCCCGGGACCTGGGCATCAGCCCTGAGACGCTGCGATTGTGGGCGCGTCAGGCTCAGCCGGCGGGCACGTCCTCGGCACCGCCCACCGGACGCCCGCGCACGACCGGCGGCGCATACCTGACAGTGTTTTCACTCTGTCCGGCCCACCTCTGTCCGATCCACCTCCGGTAA